The following proteins are encoded in a genomic region of Actinomadura sp. NAK00032:
- a CDS encoding amino acid adenylation domain-containing protein — protein sequence MSKSQLEDILPLSPLQQGLFFHALYDTGHDVYTAQIVLDLRGPLDAAALKAAAETLLRRHANLRAGFRQRKEGSPVQVVHRAVRLPWREEDLSALPGPDREARARELAGAERARPFDMAKPPLLRFMLIKMADDLHRMVFTNHHILLDGWSTPVLQTELFALYLAQGDDTGMPRVAPYKNYLAWLAAQDRAAAEDAWRSSLQGVHEPTLVAPGAPEPGTGAPGRVRTRLTEELTTALSARARAQGVTLNTVLQLAWGTLLSTLTGSGDVVFGAAVSGRPPELPGVEQMIGLFINTLPIRVRVRPADTVAEALARLQDEQAALMPHHHLGLADIQRLTGAGTLFDTMTVLENYPFDADAAGADLGGLTLRDVDGYDATHYPLTFAAVPGRGLSLRIDHRPDLFTGEDAERLMRRLLRILDAIAHKPDLPLGRVRVLDDEERADVLENWQGPRTGRAPGTLTGRFAEQCARTPDATAVRAAGASLSYAELDARANRLANRLVGLGVRRESRVAVLLERSADVAVASLAILKAGGAYAPLHPGQPADRIAWAVGEVGAPVLLVDGPMRDRAAALGTAAQVVAVDDPETAAAPDTDPAVPCHPDQLACVFFTSGSTGLPKGVMVAHRDAVDLATDGRLGGGAHDRVLVHSSHAFDASTYELWTPLLHGGTAVFAPPGPLDGAALEEIVNGEDLTAAFLTTTLFNLVAEERPHAFARLREVLTGGEAGSPAAMRKVLAACPDTEVVHMYGPTEATTYATAAPQRAPLADPAERTPVLGRPYGDMRVYVLDRGLRPVPPGVVGEAYIAGSGVARGYLRRPALTAERFVPDPFGAPGERMYRTGDLVRWRPGGDLEYVDRADFQVKIRGFRIELGEVEAAVAAHPDVANVAVVAREEAPGHKALVAYVIAPATDGLREFVRERLPEYMVPAAFVRMDTFPVGPTGKLDRRALPAPDYSGAAAGRDPRTPDEERLCAVVAEVLGLDRVAADASFFDLGGDSIAALRLVTRARQAGVELTPRDVFTHQTVEALARAGDPDDRIGFEVLLPIRTSGSRPPVFFVHPAGGLAWPYLQFQRHLGPDQPAYGLQARAFTQADLPGSVAEMAADYLEQIRSVRPSGPYHLVGWSLGGLVAYEMAVRLQAAGEDVGLLALIDSYHGQDLAGDQREILHELLQGIGVDAKALAPDGNPDMRQIMEILAARDDALATLGEDDLVNVYRNYENGLRQAEEYRPGRFRGDVVFFTALRGRTAESPTGRSNWGPLVEGGIEDYPVDIEHHQLLDPEPAAEMGAVLAAALDKLHSGTRD from the coding sequence TTGAGCAAGTCGCAGCTAGAGGACATCCTTCCGCTGTCCCCGTTGCAGCAGGGCCTGTTCTTCCACGCCCTCTACGACACCGGCCACGACGTCTACACGGCGCAGATCGTGCTCGACCTGCGCGGCCCGCTCGACGCCGCCGCGCTGAAGGCCGCGGCGGAGACGCTGCTGCGCCGGCACGCGAACCTGCGGGCCGGGTTCCGGCAGCGCAAGGAGGGGTCGCCGGTCCAGGTCGTGCACCGCGCGGTGCGGCTGCCCTGGCGGGAGGAGGACCTGTCCGCCCTGCCCGGCCCCGACCGCGAGGCCAGGGCCCGCGAGCTGGCCGGCGCCGAACGCGCCCGGCCGTTCGACATGGCGAAGCCGCCGCTGCTGCGGTTCATGCTCATCAAGATGGCGGACGACCTGCACCGCATGGTGTTCACCAACCACCACATCCTGCTGGACGGCTGGTCCACGCCCGTCCTGCAGACCGAACTGTTCGCGCTGTACCTCGCCCAGGGCGACGACACCGGCATGCCGCGCGTCGCCCCCTACAAGAACTACCTGGCGTGGCTCGCCGCCCAGGACCGGGCCGCCGCCGAGGACGCCTGGCGCAGCTCCCTCCAGGGCGTCCACGAACCCACCCTCGTCGCGCCGGGCGCACCCGAGCCCGGCACCGGCGCCCCCGGCCGCGTCCGGACGCGCCTCACCGAGGAACTCACCACCGCGCTCAGCGCGCGCGCCCGCGCCCAAGGCGTCACCCTCAACACGGTCTTGCAGCTCGCCTGGGGCACGCTGCTCAGCACCCTCACCGGTTCCGGCGACGTCGTGTTCGGCGCCGCCGTGTCCGGCCGCCCGCCCGAGCTGCCCGGCGTCGAGCAGATGATCGGCCTGTTCATCAACACGCTGCCGATCCGCGTCCGCGTCCGCCCCGCCGACACCGTCGCCGAGGCCCTCGCCCGCCTCCAGGACGAGCAGGCCGCGCTGATGCCGCACCACCACCTCGGCCTGGCCGACATCCAGCGGCTCACCGGCGCCGGGACGCTGTTCGACACGATGACCGTCCTGGAGAACTACCCGTTCGACGCGGACGCCGCCGGCGCCGACCTCGGCGGCCTCACCCTCCGCGACGTGGACGGCTACGACGCCACCCACTACCCGCTGACGTTCGCCGCCGTCCCCGGCCGCGGCCTGTCGCTGCGCATCGACCACCGCCCCGACCTGTTCACCGGCGAGGACGCCGAGCGGCTGATGCGGCGCCTGCTGCGCATCCTCGACGCGATCGCGCACAAGCCCGACCTGCCCCTCGGCCGCGTCCGCGTCCTCGACGACGAGGAGCGCGCCGACGTGCTGGAGAACTGGCAGGGCCCGCGGACCGGCCGCGCGCCCGGCACCCTCACCGGCCGCTTCGCCGAGCAGTGCGCGCGGACCCCGGACGCGACCGCCGTCCGCGCCGCCGGCGCGTCCCTCAGCTACGCGGAGCTGGACGCCCGCGCGAACCGGCTCGCGAACCGGCTGGTCGGGCTCGGCGTCCGCCGCGAGTCCCGCGTCGCGGTCCTGCTCGAACGGTCCGCGGACGTCGCCGTCGCGTCGCTGGCGATCCTCAAGGCGGGCGGCGCCTACGCGCCCCTCCACCCCGGCCAGCCCGCCGACCGGATCGCGTGGGCCGTCGGCGAGGTCGGCGCGCCCGTGCTGCTCGTCGACGGCCCGATGCGCGACCGCGCCGCCGCCCTCGGCACCGCCGCGCAGGTCGTCGCCGTGGACGACCCCGAGACCGCCGCCGCCCCGGACACCGACCCGGCCGTGCCGTGCCATCCGGACCAGCTCGCCTGCGTGTTCTTCACCTCCGGCTCCACCGGCCTGCCGAAGGGCGTCATGGTCGCGCACCGCGACGCCGTCGACCTCGCCACCGACGGCCGCCTCGGCGGCGGCGCCCACGACCGCGTCCTCGTCCACTCCTCGCACGCCTTCGACGCGTCCACCTACGAGCTGTGGACGCCGCTGCTGCACGGCGGCACCGCCGTCTTCGCGCCCCCCGGCCCCCTCGACGGCGCCGCCCTCGAAGAGATCGTCAACGGCGAGGACCTTACCGCCGCCTTCCTCACCACCACCCTGTTCAACCTCGTCGCCGAGGAGCGGCCGCACGCCTTCGCCCGGCTTCGCGAGGTGCTCACCGGCGGCGAGGCCGGATCGCCCGCCGCGATGCGCAAGGTCCTCGCCGCCTGCCCGGACACCGAGGTCGTCCACATGTACGGGCCCACCGAGGCCACCACGTACGCGACCGCCGCGCCGCAGCGCGCGCCCCTCGCCGACCCGGCGGAGCGGACGCCCGTGCTCGGCCGCCCCTACGGCGACATGCGCGTGTACGTGCTGGACCGGGGGCTGCGGCCCGTCCCGCCCGGCGTCGTCGGCGAGGCGTACATCGCCGGGTCCGGCGTCGCCCGCGGCTACCTGCGGCGGCCCGCGCTCACCGCCGAGCGGTTCGTGCCCGACCCGTTCGGCGCGCCCGGCGAGCGCATGTACCGCACCGGCGACCTCGTCCGGTGGCGGCCCGGCGGGGACCTGGAGTACGTCGACCGCGCCGACTTCCAGGTCAAGATCCGCGGGTTCCGGATCGAGCTGGGCGAGGTGGAGGCGGCGGTCGCCGCGCATCCGGACGTCGCCAACGTCGCCGTCGTCGCCCGCGAGGAGGCCCCCGGCCACAAGGCCCTCGTCGCCTACGTCATCGCGCCCGCCACCGATGGGCTGCGCGAGTTCGTCCGGGAGCGGCTGCCGGAGTACATGGTGCCCGCCGCGTTCGTCCGGATGGACACCTTCCCCGTCGGCCCGACCGGCAAGCTCGACCGGCGGGCGCTGCCCGCCCCCGACTACTCCGGGGCCGCCGCCGGGCGCGACCCGCGCACCCCGGACGAGGAGCGGCTGTGCGCGGTCGTCGCCGAGGTCCTCGGCCTCGACCGGGTCGCCGCCGACGCCAGCTTCTTCGACCTCGGCGGCGACAGCATCGCCGCGCTGCGGCTCGTCACCCGCGCCCGGCAGGCCGGGGTCGAGCTGACGCCCCGCGACGTGTTCACCCACCAGACCGTCGAGGCGCTCGCCAGGGCCGGCGACCCCGACGACCGGATCGGCTTCGAGGTGCTCCTCCCGATCCGGACGTCCGGGTCCCGCCCGCCGGTGTTCTTCGTCCACCCCGCCGGCGGCCTCGCCTGGCCCTACCTGCAGTTCCAGCGGCACCTCGGCCCCGACCAGCCCGCCTACGGCCTCCAGGCCCGCGCGTTCACCCAGGCGGACCTGCCCGGCTCCGTCGCGGAGATGGCCGCGGACTACCTGGAGCAGATCCGGTCGGTGCGCCCCTCGGGGCCCTACCACCTGGTGGGCTGGTCCCTCGGCGGGCTCGTCGCCTACGAGATGGCCGTCCGGCTCCAGGCCGCGGGGGAGGACGTCGGGCTGCTCGCGCTCATCGACTCCTACCACGGCCAGGACCTCGCCGGCGACCAGCGCGAGATCCTGCACGAGCTGCTGCAGGGCATCGGCGTCGACGCGAAGGCCCTCGCGCCGGACGGCAACCCCGACATGAGGCAGATCATGGAGATCCTCGCCGCCCGCGACGACGCCCTCGCCACCCTCGGCGAGGACGACCTGGTCAACGTCTACCGCAACTACGAGAACGGGCTGCGGCAGGCCGAGGAGTACCGGCCGGGCCGGTTCCGCGGCGACGTCGTGTTCTTCACCGCGCTCCGGGGCCGCACCGCGGAGTCGCCCACCGGGCGCTCCAACTGGGGCCCGCTCGTCGAGGGCGGGATCGAGGACTACCCGGTCGACATCGAGCACCACCAGCTCCTGGACCCGGAGCCGGCCGCCGAGATGGGCGCCGTCCTGGCCGCCGCACTCGACAAACTGCACAGCGGAACGCGGGACTGA